The Novosphingobium sp. Gsoil 351 genome contains the following window.
GGTTTGCGAGGCGCTCGGGCTGAGCCTGCTGGCGATCGCTCCGGATGACTGAGGACCGGCTTGCCGTCTGGATGGACGGCATGGCCACTCCTGCGGGCCATCTCGAACGAAGCGACGAGGGCGACACCAGCTTTGCGTATGCCAGGAATTATCTCGACGCCGGCGGCCCGCCGCTGTCGCTCTCGCTACCGTTGGCGGACGCGGCTTACGACGATCGCGGAATGCGGGCCTTCTTTGCCAATCTGCTGCCCGAGAACGCGCAACTGCAGCGCATCCTCGACCGCGAAGGCCTGGAGCGCGGTAACGTGGTCGGCCAACTGCGGCATCTCGGCGCCGACTGCGCCGGCGCGGTGTCCTGCCTGCCCATGGGTGACCCGCCGGTGAAGACCCCGGGCCGGCTCGATGCCGACTACGAGCCGCTCGACGATGCGGCGGCGATCCGGATCGTTCGCAGCCTCGCCGAGTTGCGCCGTCTTCCCGCCGAGGTCGACGATCCCTCGCCTGTCGCGGGCGTGCAGAGCAAGATCGCCTTGACGGTCCTGCCCGACGGCCGCTTCGCCTTACCTCGCGCAGGTTTGCGGGTTCCCACCACGCATATCCTCAAGGTCCCCGAGCGCCGCCATGGCCGCGATGCCCGGCTCGAGGAGGCCGCTGCGCTGCTCGCTGCCGCTTGCGGCCTTGAGGTCAGCGTGCCGCAGGCGATCAAGGTCGGCGACTACGAGGCTTTGCTGATAGAGCGTTTCGACCGCCGGGTTGCCCAAGACACGGTCACGCGCATCCACCAGGAGGACTTCGCGCAGGCGCTCGGCTTTTCGTCCGAGCTCAAGTACGAGCGGCGCGGGCGGGAAGGGCGCAAGTTCGACGTTTCCGCGGCGCTCTCGGTCCTCGACCGCACCGCGGACCCCGAGGCCGCGCGGCTCGGGTTCGTTCTGGCGACGCTGTTCAACTTGCGCATCGGCAACACCGACAATCACGCCAAGAACCACGCCCTGCTATACGATACCGGCGGCCCGCCGCGGCTGGCCCCGCTTTACGACATGCTGCCGATCCGACTTCATGACCGCTACAACCACCAGCTCGCGTTCAAGATCGGCCAGGCGACCCTCTTCGACGAGATGACCTCGGACGATGTCGCCACATTCCTGATCGAGTGCGGGGTCGAGGATGTCCCAGGTTTCGTCGGGGAAGCTGTCGTGCCGCTTGTCCGTAGCCTCGAGAAAGCCACGCCGACCTTGCGCTCGCAGGGCATGCGAACGTTCGATGACCTGATCGGACGAGAGACAGAACGGCTCGTCGACCTGCTCAGCGCGGCGGTCGAACTGCGAGCGCGATGCGTTCGTCGAGCGCGGCGGCGGCTGCTCATGAGCAACTAACGGGCGACCCTGCTCTTCTGCTTTCGATTGGCTGCTACTGGCAGCGCCGTCGGCCGGGGCGTCATGCGACCCAGCGCCCGGGCCGATGACCGCGGGAGCACTCGATGACAGCGCCTGACAGCGAAAAGACGTTCGAGGCCGGCCCCAAGAAAATCCGTGTAGCCGAGGCGTGATGAGTCTGTAGGGGGCAACAATGCTGGCACTACAAGCTCACCGCGCAGATCTTTCGCGCCTGCGCGAGGCGGACCGACTTCGCGGGCTGCGCCCGCGCGAGGGCGTCGACTTCGCTTCCAACGACTACCTCGGCCTGGCAAAATCGGAGCGGTTGCGCGGCGCGGTCGCGGATGCGCTCGACCGCGGCGTGGCAATCGGCTCGGGCGGCTCGCGGCTGCTGCGCGGCAACGACCCCGCCCACGAAGCGCTCGAGGCGCAGGCTGCCGCGGCGTTCGGCGCAGAGACGGCGCTGTTCTTCGCGAACGGCTACACCGCCAACCTCGCCGCCTTCGGCGCGCTGCCGCAGCGTGGCGACCTCGTCGTCCACGACGCGCTGATCCATGCCAGCGCCCACGACGGGATGCGCCTCGGACGGGCCGAGACGGTCGCGGCGGCGCATAACGATGCGCAAGCCTTCGCCGACGCCGCCGCGGCGTGGCGCCGGGAGGGCGGCACCGGACAAATCTGGCTGGCGGTCGAAAGCCTATACAGCATGGACGGCGACCTTGCCCCGCTTAACGAATTGTCCGAGATCGCCACGCGGTTCGAGGCCAACCTGCTGATCGACGAGGCCCACGCCACCGGCGTGTTCGGCGCGCGCGGGCTGGGGCTGGCAGAGAATTTGCACCACCGCCCCAACGTCATCGCGCTGCACACCTGCGGCAAGGCGCTGGGCTGCGAAGGCGCGCTCCTGTGCGGGCCGGCTCCGTTGCGCGAGTTTCTCGTCAACCGCGCGCGCAGCTTCATCTTCTCGACAGCGCCGTCGCCGCTGATGGCGGTGGCGGTGGGCGAGGCGCTGCGGATCGTCGCCGACGAGCCCGGGCGCCGTGGCGAGCTGTGGCGGCGCGTGGTGCACGCCGAGCAGGTCCTGGCCGGGTGTGGAGTGGCAGCGACGGGCTCGCAGATCCTCCCGCTGGTGATCGGAGATGATGCCCGGACGATGGCCGCAGCGGGCGCGCTGCACGCGGCAGGGTTCGACGTCCGCGGCATCCGTCCGCCGACGGTGCCCGCGGGAACCTCGCGGCTGCGCATCTCGCTGACGCTCAATGCCACGACCGATCAGATCGACGCGCTGGCAGGCGCGCTCAAGGTGGTGCTTTGAGGATCATCGTCACCGGCACCGACACTGACGTCGGCAA
Protein-coding sequences here:
- a CDS encoding 8-amino-7-oxononanoate synthase, which gives rise to MLALQAHRADLSRLREADRLRGLRPREGVDFASNDYLGLAKSERLRGAVADALDRGVAIGSGGSRLLRGNDPAHEALEAQAAAAFGAETALFFANGYTANLAAFGALPQRGDLVVHDALIHASAHDGMRLGRAETVAAAHNDAQAFADAAAAWRREGGTGQIWLAVESLYSMDGDLAPLNELSEIATRFEANLLIDEAHATGVFGARGLGLAENLHHRPNVIALHTCGKALGCEGALLCGPAPLREFLVNRARSFIFSTAPSPLMAVAVGEALRIVADEPGRRGELWRRVVHAEQVLAGCGVAATGSQILPLVIGDDARTMAAAGALHAAGFDVRGIRPPTVPAGTSRLRISLTLNATTDQIDALAGALKVVL
- a CDS encoding HipA domain-containing protein, with protein sequence MTEDRLAVWMDGMATPAGHLERSDEGDTSFAYARNYLDAGGPPLSLSLPLADAAYDDRGMRAFFANLLPENAQLQRILDREGLERGNVVGQLRHLGADCAGAVSCLPMGDPPVKTPGRLDADYEPLDDAAAIRIVRSLAELRRLPAEVDDPSPVAGVQSKIALTVLPDGRFALPRAGLRVPTTHILKVPERRHGRDARLEEAAALLAAACGLEVSVPQAIKVGDYEALLIERFDRRVAQDTVTRIHQEDFAQALGFSSELKYERRGREGRKFDVSAALSVLDRTADPEAARLGFVLATLFNLRIGNTDNHAKNHALLYDTGGPPRLAPLYDMLPIRLHDRYNHQLAFKIGQATLFDEMTSDDVATFLIECGVEDVPGFVGEAVVPLVRSLEKATPTLRSQGMRTFDDLIGRETERLVDLLSAAVELRARCVRRARRRLLMSN